The nucleotide window ATCAACATACTCACTGAAAGGCATTTTTGTCGTCGGAGTATTAATAGGAGCTGCAGGATCTGCTTTGGAACTGTCATAAAGGGGAACTTCAACGTCACCTACTACTTCCTTCATATAATCCATCGTCCATTTTTGATAGGCAGGCCACTTTTTTGCCATATTTTTGATTACTACAGGTTTACATGGCTTTAGATATTTTTCACGGAACTCTTCTTGTGAAATGTCATCTACAATATCAATTGGTTTAAGGATTATTCCCATTCGTTCAAATTATTGAGCTAAAGTATTAAATATTTGTGACAATAAATGGAAAGTATTGAAATTATTTGGAATTGATATAAATAAAATTTAAAAATACACATTCAGGTTTCTTTTTTTGGAGTTATTATGATGGTTTTTAAGTTAGCATGCTTTTACACAATAGACACTCACTCCACAAGGCAAATGTTATTTGTAAAATATGATAATTCTATGTATAATTGTTATCACTAAAAACAAACCATGAAACATTTCAACTATTATTTTTTCTTGTATCTGCAAGTGCTTTCTTACAACAATCAACAGATTTGAAACCCATGAATTTATGTTAACGGACAAAAAGTTTCTCTAATGGCTGCGATCTGCCTAGAAACAAAACAGTTTAAAATAAATGATAAATAGTGTAACCAACAATGAATGATAATCAGCTTTTATATGCAGCTTCAATAGTTTGTTTCTTACTTATTATGATAACCTTTAGGCACAGTTGGAAATTCGGTACTTTCAATATGATGTTGTTCTGCTTGTACAATTTAATATTATATTATCATTTACTATTTGACAGTAGTGGCGGAGCAGGGCTTGTATGGTGGTTTTTGCTGCTTGTTGTACCGGGCCTTCATATGCTTGCACTTTTGATTTACTTTGTAATAATTACGATTATTAAAGACAGTCGCAAATATAAGGATCAGAAGTAAGGTCTTATTTCTGAAAAATTAAATTGAAAATGCTGTTTTAGTAAAGCTCAATATCTGTTTCTTTTGTTGACAAGCAGTACAAACATATCAAAAACAAAGCCTGTTATATAGGCAATTCAGAATCCTTCAAAGTAGAATACAGCCTTACAAAGTAAGGGAAGAAAGCGATTGCGTTATTGAAATTATCATGAAACTTGGTTACGATCTGATTAAGGATGAAGGAATCCTCTTTCCGCCTAAAGAATGATAAGATTATATTTTTCAGTTAAACAAAGCTTTCATAACTTCACCATAAAATAGATTCAATACAATGAAGCTGAAGTTAGGGATATTAGACCAGTCACCTGTTATAATGGGAGATCATGCAGCAACAGCATTGGCAAACAGTATTAATCTTGCTGTAATGGCTGAAGAAACCGGATTTCATAGTATTATGTACTCTGAACATCATGGAGTAGAAGCCTATGGCAGCTCAAGTCCTGAACTTTTAGCCGCAATTGTTCTCAGTAAAACAAGCCGGATCAAGATAGGGACAGCCGGCATCATGATGCGAAATTATTCTGCCTATAAAATTGCAGAATGGACCAAAATGCTGTCAACCTTATATCCTGAACGCTTTATTTTAGGACTGGGAAAGGCACCCGGAGGACTAAAAGATGCTATAATGGCCTTGAATAATCATAAACCGGTGGTCTTGTCCAATATGGAAACAAAGCTGGAAGAAATCATTCAGTTCATCAGAGACGAAGAAAGTATATACAACAGAGACGAAGAAAGTATATACAACGGGCTTATTGCACAGCCCACCCATGTGCAGCATATCCCCGAAATCATGTGGCTGGGCTCTGGAATGACTTCTGCCAGAGAAGCTGCAAAGCATGGGGTCGGATATTCATTTGCTGCTTTTATGAACAATGAGAACGGAATGGAAAATACTGATGCTTATCTCAGAGAATTTGATAGGACAAAATATTTTCCACAGCCTTCTTTACAGGTTGCAGTAGCTGTATCAGTGGGTGCAACCATTCAAGAGGCCAGACGGAATGCCTATGGAATGGCTTACCAGTTTTTACAATCCCGGCAGCTGGTAAGTCCGGATGCTGTTCTTTCCCCGGAAGCTGTTGAGGAAAAGATTCTGGGAACTAAAGATGAAGCAGAGTTCTTTACTGTTTTAGACAGGATTATTACAGAAACGCCTCAATCTGTTGGTCAGAGATTAGAGGAGGTTTCAGAAAAATACAATACGGACAATCTCCTGATATTATGTAATATGTTCAATGAAGAAGACCGTATCAATACGTATAAAAGTATTATTAAAAATAATAATTAAACCCCACAAAATTTGAAAACCTGGGTTTAATTACAATATAATTCAGATCTATGAAGCAGGATATTTCACCACTCTATATTATGACGGGAGGACCCGGAGCCGGCAAAACGACATTGCTGGAAGAATTAAGCCACCATGAATTGATTACAGTGCCTGAAGAAGGAAGGAAAATTATCAAACAGCAGATAAATTCCGGTGGCGAAGGACTTCCGTGGCTCAATAAAGAACTTTTTGCAGAACTGATGTTTGAGGAATCTGTAAAAACCTATCTTGAAATAAGTAAAACGGGCTATACAAAACCTGTTTTCTTTGACCGCGGAATACTGGATACGCTTGGTTACATGAGACTTGAGAATATTCCTATTCCGGCATTCATGGAATCTAAAGCCAGAGAAATGGTTTATCACAATAATGTTTTTATTCTTCCGCCATGGAAAGAGATTTATAAAAATGACCCTGAAAGAAAGCAAACCTTTGAACAGGCAGTGGAAACTTTTGAGTGTATGAAAGAAATTTATCAGGAATATGGTTTTACGACCATAGAAGTTCCCAAAGCTTCAGTAGAAAACAGAGCAGGTTTTATTCTTGATCAAATTATATAGAGTATATTCCTCAATTATCATTTATCAATCATCAATCATCAATTATCATTAATAATATGAACCATCTCCCTTTTGAAAAAGAACTGATCGAAATGGCTGACAAAGATCTGTCTGTAAGAGAAAAACTTTTGAAAGCCGGCGAATTATCAGGCGGTTATCATCCTGAAATGGAAAAGGTTCACAAAGCTAATGCAGAACGGCTGCGGGAAATCATGGACGAAATTGGATATCCAACCATCTCAAAAGTAGGAACAAAAGCAAATGATGCTGCCTGGCTGATTATTCAGCATGCTATCAGTGAACCTGAATTTATGAA belongs to Chryseobacterium gleum and includes:
- a CDS encoding MsnO8 family LLM class oxidoreductase; protein product: MKLKLGILDQSPVIMGDHAATALANSINLAVMAEETGFHSIMYSEHHGVEAYGSSSPELLAAIVLSKTSRIKIGTAGIMMRNYSAYKIAEWTKMLSTLYPERFILGLGKAPGGLKDAIMALNNHKPVVLSNMETKLEEIIQFIRDEESIYNRDEESIYNGLIAQPTHVQHIPEIMWLGSGMTSAREAAKHGVGYSFAAFMNNENGMENTDAYLREFDRTKYFPQPSLQVAVAVSVGATIQEARRNAYGMAYQFLQSRQLVSPDAVLSPEAVEEKILGTKDEAEFFTVLDRIITETPQSVGQRLEEVSEKYNTDNLLILCNMFNEEDRINTYKSIIKNNN
- a CDS encoding AAA family ATPase yields the protein MKQDISPLYIMTGGPGAGKTTLLEELSHHELITVPEEGRKIIKQQINSGGEGLPWLNKELFAELMFEESVKTYLEISKTGYTKPVFFDRGILDTLGYMRLENIPIPAFMESKAREMVYHNNVFILPPWKEIYKNDPERKQTFEQAVETFECMKEIYQEYGFTTIEVPKASVENRAGFILDQII